The window tattatatagcATGTAATTATTGACGCTGATGTTGCTATACATATGCATAAGCATTGCAAAGCAAGAAAAACAATGTTGTGTTCAAGTCCTTAGTTGTGTTAAGTGGTCTAAAGTGTGGAGTTGAGTATGTATTTAAGGGCTGAAGGATGCCtcgaatataaaataataaaattttgtatATGTCAAACGTCGGGAAAATGGCTTGAGTATAAATTAGGCGTCAGGGGAAGTGCCTATATAATAGTGGAAATTgagaatttattataaaaattgggCTTAAGGGATGAACAACACTCACACTGTAAGATATTCGGATCCAAGTGATATAAGGATGGTATGAGATGTGGAGGCTTGAGTGTCTTAGGTATGTATTGGTGGGATTAAAAGTGAGTACATTCATGCATCTCATTTTATGTGGCAGTAGGCACATGATTTGGTAATATGCCAATTTGTCCACCATTGGTAGATAAAATAATTTCTTTCACTTTCGAATCCCAATTAATTCGATTTAGGGTTAGTACACAAAGATTTAAGGTCATTTCTTCAATTTACTCTCCATTTCTAAGTTCCTAAGGTCGTAGCTTTAGCAATAACTTCATCGATGTTACCTACCAAATAAAAGGCCTGCTCAGGAAGGCCGTCTAATTCTCCAGAAAGGATCAATTTAAACCCTTTGTTTCTGCTAGACCAACATATTTTCCTAAGGAACCGGTAAATACTTCTGCTACAAAAAAAGGTTGTGATAAGAAACGCTCAAATTTTCGTGCTCTTGCTATGGTTAAACAATCCTCTTCGGATAATTTGCCCAACCCAAAGATAGCTATAATGTCTTGAAGTTCTTTGTAATGTTGTAAAGTTTCTTTGACCCTTTGCGCAGTTTCATAATGTTCTTCACCGACAATACGAGGTTAGAGCATGGTTGATGTTGAATCTAAAGGATCTACTGCTGGATAGATACCTTTGACAGCTAATCCTCTTGATAGTATGGTAGTAGCATCTAAATGTGCAAATGTCATGGCCAAAGTAGGATCTTTCAAATCATCTGCAGGTACATAAACTACTGGAATATAAGTTATAGATCCCTCTTGCTAGAAGTAATTCTTTTTTGTAAAGTACCAATTTCAGTAGTAAGGGTGGGTTTacatttcaattattattttgttggtaCTTTTAGTTGTGAAGTAATTTGTGTACTAATTTCATTGCATTGTGTTTTTGATAAATTTTATGTAGTAAACTCAAGTGTTGTACGGGTGTAATCGTtgcaaattattataatttatttttcctcACCATGTCTTGATTATAGAATTTACTTATATAGCTAAAACATGGCTCACACTCTAACTCGTGAGTAGTCTTTATTCGTAGGTCAAGGCGTGACATTAAGTTAGCTACGAGTTTTAAAGCCCAATAGGTTAAACGGttcaacaacttaaattttttctttttaacaagatatattatctacactaagggggagggggtaGGCTAAGTCTTATATTGGACTAGCAATAATttagttcaaattcatctttgtcAAGATCGAACATAAGacatctcatttacaagtgaagaggaatacccctaaattgtaatactaagtggtaacaacttaaaattaaaaagcCCAAAATGCTCATAAGCCTAGTGTAGCCAGCTGTATAGAGAAAGTGTGAGGCTTTCTGATTAAGTCACAAAACGAAGAGATTATATATGGCATTATGAGCCTAACgtgattagggttttgttagGAGGAATTGGGGAAACATTTCTCTCGCATTCTCTCTACAAGGCCAACCCCTATGAGGAGATTCACTAACTCAATCTTCCTCCTAGctcactcatcttcttcatcaaatcTCTCTTTGGTGTGGAGAAAATAGAGGTTCCTTCCTTTGTGAACTTTGGAGATTCTAATTCCACCAAATCCAAGAAGCCAAAGTCCAAGGGCACAAAGGAGTGTGAAGGAGAGCAAAGGAATGAAGACCCTCATTTTAGGTAAATAGTCTTTCAATGCAAAGAGGATTTACAAATGTATAACAGATTCTCAACTCTCTCTTTGAATTTGAGTTGAATCATGGTTCAACACACTACTAGACTGgaatttcatggttaagatCTTTTTTTGTGCATTTGATTTAGCTTCCGTTTAGTTGTTAGATGCTATTTGTATGTTGCTCGATAATCTTAGTTTTgacaatttttccttcacttaCTATGCATAACAATGAAAGAAGGCCCCGATCGAAAAACTTTTTAGTACATTGCAATAAACTtgttcatttcaattttcaattttatttttttgggtccCGTTCTCCTTCACCAACGTCACATAACATGCATTGCACTCGAGTCCCAAACACACAGTAACTAATTATTTTTGACCTAGACCCACCCGCTCGTTTCTTGCTATCAATATTTTACTCAATATGAACCCTAGGACCCTCAATACTACCAACCCATAATCCACCAAATAATCATCCTAGCTACCCAAAAATGTTGCCTACTCTTTATCATACACCGTGTTATTTTATGACCTCAAATACACAATCTGACTCCTAGAAAAAATTCATTCAAACTTCGTAATTTTATTCAATGATCCAATCCatttatattttagtacattatccataaatcatccttgcaaaaaattgGACAAATCCAAACCATTATAACATCCAATTGTAGTGAAAAAGAATTAGCGGAATACgattttttaaagaaatactaaGATGACTACTATTTAATCCAACAGTCAAATATTTTGGAATTTGAGTGATTTTGATGGAGATAAGCATTGGGGGagactaaaaatataaaagtgACATCTTATAAAGAAGAAACCATTGatgtttctgtttttcttgCGAGTGACAAGGACAACATAAACCCCAACTCATACATGCACTATCCAACAATTGAACTTGAGTCTGAATGCATTCTTGTGTGTGTTTTAATATCTTAGTGAGTAAGGTGTTGAATTTTCACTCTGCATCTTGGGTTCGAAACTTCCACATCCCCTAAATTATTGTACTAGTTTTGAACTCTCCCCTTGCTTAATAATACACTCCATAAGCAAAAATTGTGTACTTTCAACATCCAACAACAAATTGTAGTGAAAAAAAATAGGTGAATATGATTATTCAAAGAAACAGTAAGATGACTATCATTTAATCTAACGGTCAAATAATTTAGAATTTAGATGATTTTGATAGAGATAATCTTTGAGAGAATAcctaaaatatgaaaataacatcttaaaaagaagaaatcattgatgtttttgtttttcttgcaagtgaaaatgacaacCGAAGCCGAACATATACATACATTATCTAACAATGGAACTTAGAGTATGAATGCACTTTTATGCACATTTTAGTATCCCAATAAAGGCGTTGGGTTTTCACTTTACATCCCACGTTCAAACTCCCACATCACTTAAAATATTGTAATTATTTCGGATCACTCCCTTTcttaataatactaataatattaaaaaaaaaacctttatttGAGTCCAAGATAACAATATTGACTTTGCACCCCAAGCCCAACTCAAAAGGGTAGAGAGGTCATTGCACACGGTCAAGCAAAGTTCTCGGATCTTCTAAACGGGCGGCGCGGGAATTCAAGGCTGCTACAATTTTACGTCACATTTTTAATACCAATCAGAAGTACCCCTGAACTTAACCAAAACTACAAAAAGGCCATCCCCAGCCATTTGCGGTATATTTCTCTGCATCCAGACAGTGGCAATCTCGTAATAACAGACATAAAGGACTTCTTTTGGAGAGCACCGCGCTCTACTTTCCCCCTTAATTTCTGGGGCAGCCACTGAAATTTTTAAAATCTTACTAGTTCCCAAGTATTTCATTCAAATTAGCGCTTTACTCCGTAGACGGCCAGTTCTCTTGGCCCTCACGGCCTTACCTAATCTTGTAGAACAGAAGAAGCTAATAGTTGACTTGCTTGTGGTGAGTAGTCATCCATTCACATTTAATTTACAATCTCATCCTTCGAGACCTAGAGGAGAGCCACCAACTATATTTAAATACCACTTATCTTGGTTTATATGGGATATTGCTtttcacacactcatttttacttgtcACACATCTTTGTATAATTTTTGTCAATTGAtctctttaatttatttgaccTAACGACTTGAAACTGAAAGgcgtatgagaagtaaaaatgagtgtgtggataacaccgcccttttatatatatatacacaactaTAAATTCTACAAATTTTAGTAAGTGATATTGACCTTACTAAAAGGATAAATTATTTGTATTGATCTTGGTTGAAGAAATCTCTTTTAACTTATGTTGAAAAATTAAATGTTTATAAACTTATGCTGAAATATGataaaggagaagaaaaaaaactcgGCAAATGCATTATGATATTTTTAAAGTACCAACAACAGCTCTCTATGTATAAGaattatttgactttttttgttttttttttctccgcAATAGATAAGAAACTCAAGTTTTATAAACATTCGTTATTGCACTTAGGTTTCATGTTCTATTCTATTTACTCataataaataatgaaatttaGAACATCTGCTACCATGGTAATAAGTTTAATACCAAATTATTATTGACTTATTGGATGCTTTAGCGTAATCCCCACCCCACAATTGTAATAGAAAAAGTAACCTTACTCTCTCTTCGcactaaaaaaaatgtgaattaATGGTTTAGAAAGAGATAAAAGTTTAGGGTGTTGCTGttcacacccatttttaccttCTACAAACTCTTTTTGATTTTCGGTGGtcaaatcgaatgaattgaaaatgatcacaaaaaaaaaaaattaataagagatgtatgaaaagtaaaaaaaaaatgtggataGCACTACTTCAGTTTAAAAGGAAATGGGGGCAGTATCACATTCTTAAAAACAAGATGGGAAAATTCTCATATCAACATAAAATTAGGGAAAAGAAAGGCCTCCCAAAGCGGtaaaataagacaaaaaaatggAGGTGAGCTTTGAAAGCAGGAAAAAGTTTCAGAGCAGATAAGGGCCTATGGAGAGGAGATTGGTGTGATCAGGACGTCACGCTTCTTCTACccctctactctctctctctctctctctctctctctctctcggaaaattagaaaagttaaattcaTGGTGGGCCTGTTAGTTGAATTTTGCAGCCATTTGATggcatatataatataatactaATATTAGGAGGAAAAGGTCAAAGGGGAACTTGGTATTTATCCTCAAAAAGCTTCacggggttagggttttgtttgagCTCTGCTCCCAATTTCAGCTTCTGGGTTTTGCTTAATTTCTAGAAATTCACTGCCTTTGAGCTCCGATTCTTCATCTTCCTGGACTTCAAACTCTAGGGTTTGTTTCTTCATACAGTTTCTGCTATTGGTATGTAAGCTATCTTGTGTTTTTGCTTCTGGGGTTTGTGATGTTTCATTTTTCCATTCAATAGGTAgcttttgattggattttgtttttgttttttgtttttctgtgtGTTTCTTTGTAAAGTTTTGATCTTTCTGGTAGTTGCATAGCTAGGAGTTTGAATTTTGGTTtgaaaagtttgtgttttttgggttttttttgttttgttttgttatttcaGTGGAGGAGTTGTTGAAAGTGGGTTTCTTTGGTTCTGGGATTGGCGGCggtgatgatgatgttgatCCATGGGCAGTAGAAGAGTGAAAGTTGGTGCAAATGATGGTAATAAAGTCGTGACCGAGATGCCGAGCTTTGTTCCTCCAGTACCCACTCCCAATCCCAGGTAGGTATCTGCTTACCCTTCTATTAAGTTCTAATTTCCTACATATTTATTGAATTATGACTGTTCTTATCTTTTAAGTTTAATTGGCAGTAGGAGTGTAGCTCCGTGGTTTTTGAATATGATTCCTTGGCCTTTCAGTTAGTTTGGAAGCTGTGATCCGTTAGCGGCCTCTGTGCTACTAGAAcatgaatataagtttttaTGTGGTAGAATTGTTGCTGCCATATGCTGCTGAAATTAGAATCTCCTGCATGTCCAGTTGTTGGACTGTATCATCGAAAGGAACATAAATTGGGACTTAGAACCTTAAATTCTGACATCATACACAGGTCAAATGGAATCACAACCACTTAAATTGACTAGGTCTTGTCCTAGTGAATTCTTTTATATTGTAACCCCAGCAGCACAAAAATGTGTATCTGAAGTTTATTCTTTCCACATGTTTACTACTAAATAGAGTCCTTAGTTACAAGTAACCTTTGGGAATTTATCCGAATGATGCATCAACAGCTCAAATTTGTGTAAATAGTATGGAGATTTTTATGGCATAATGTCTCTCCACGGTATTAACAATGATTTTCCAATGATTTGAGGAAAGGGAGTTATAGCTGTGATTTTTCAGTTTTTCATGACTGAAATGATAACAAAAAATAGAGCCAACAAAcaggacaaaaataaataaagcaaCTGGAGTCCATTGTTCTGTTATGGGCCAAGTCTAGTAGTGTTGGCTTGTAACTAAGCAGGGCATTAAAGTGATTGGCTGGATATGGTGGTTAAGTTTGGCCCTAAGCCGGCGGGGCAAAACCCTATCCACCATGGCTAGGTAGCAAACAACAATTGATTTATTGAGGTATTGTTCTGTTACGGAGGAATTGTTGTTCCTGATTTAATTTGACATTATGCAACTGTTCATTGAAGCAAACAGAGTAgcagtattattattttatctaGTATTAATTACTAAAGTCTGTTCCCTTTAGTTTATTTTCATACAAGAATATGATAGTAGTGCTCCTAAAATTAGGGAACAGGACAGATGCTACTTGAAATGTTTCCATGACCTTTAATTTGGTAACCATTCGATACTGAAATGAAATGTCAAAGTTATTGTTGATTTTGAGACTatacaagttttttcatctgTTTACATCACGATGAAGAAGCTTCTTAACAAGTTTACGTTTGACTCTGAGGGGTAATTGAATTATGATTTCTGATTGTACCTTTTTGGCCTTATCAATCTGGCCAATGAATATGGAtttagtttcttttttcttgatCGTATCCGTCAATTTCGATAGTCATGATTATGACGATTTTTTTTCTCAGCGTCACAGAGGGGAGCTCCATTCGTTCATCTCAAGTTTCAGATTTTGGAATTCTCGAGCAAACTCTTGGATTTCGCATAGAGGATGCTGTTGACATTGGGAGAAGTATGTAACTATCTTGGTGTTTATCAGAAGTAAAATTCAATACTAGcaattttcttcttgtttctttCAGTTGATACTAGGCCAGTTTTGAATTTTACAGTGGTTGAACCTGTAAATTGTCTTTTAATTTTCGTACTCGGTAAATGAGCTTATGAATAAGGTTTTCTTAGTGTTCTAGTCAGCTTCCATGTTTAGTTTCCTAGTGCCTGATTGTAGGTGTTTACTTGAATGACCTATCAGCTGGGAGTGTATATACTCCTACATCTTGGAAGCCACTGCTCTAGTCCTGTTGTTCAATTCTTACCTTAAAATAGATTCTATTCATCATTGACTTTCTGAAGTGCGACTTCAGAAGCACAAGTAATTTCTGGCAATGTTGGAATATGATGAAGAGAATGTGATTCTGATTCTGTTTTTTTGGTAAAAGGAGGCATATGTAATATGTTTATATGCACGTACAGTTTCAGATAATATTTCACTTTTGTTGTATTATGGTATCTCTTTGATTTTGACTCCCAATTACTTAATCATTGTTGATGTATAGGCGCAATGTTTAATCATAACAAGTTAAGTAGTCCGGCAGTGGGAAGTAGTGATGCCCAATTTGGTGCTTTAAACAAGGTAATTATTTTTCTTCCCCCTcacaaaagaacaagaacaatgaaaaatgaaaatgaaaacagaCCAAAAAAATTGTAACTTACGCGCAATCTGGAATTCAGTCCCTTGCATCTTCAGACAttaactttttgtttcttttgtggGATCTCAGCTTATTCCACTGCAAAAAGAGCCACAGCCCCTCTCTGTATCTCGTAGCAATCACGAGAACTGGGGGGAATCCAATATGGCAGATGGAAGCCCCAGGACTGATACTTCAACAGATGACACGGAAGATAAAAATCAAAGGGTAACATCTCCTGCTTCCACTTTTGCTGCTTATTTTTTCATTCCTGTATCCAAGATTCAAAGTGATATCCCTCATTTTGCCATACACAATTATTTTGCATCTGAGAATATTCattctttatttgattttggCTGCTTCTTTTGTGGTGAATTTAAATTCAGTGTTCCTGTGCAGATTGAAGGGAATCAAATCACTGGTCTTCTAGCTTCTGATTCCAGTGACAGGTCAAAAGAAAAACCTGGGGATCAAAAGGTTTGGTAACTTAAACTAAATATACTATTAAATAGTCATCTTGCATGATTATTGGATACCTTTTACCGTGCAATCAATCTCTGCAGACATTGCGAAGACTTGCTCAAAATCGTGAAGCTGCCAGGAAAAGTAGATTACGGAAAAAAGTAGGTTACTATTTAAGTATTAATTATGAGTATATTATTTTCCCCTTTATTCGTTGTTAGTGCTCCCCATCTAGTAAGAGTCATGCTTACTGTTCTGTGTGGAGAAGTAATGTTATGTTTCTTCTCTCAGGCATATGTACAACAACTTGAGAGTAGTCGGCTGAAATTAACCCAGCTCGAGCAAGAGCTTCAGCGTGCCCGCCAGCAGGTTGGATTTTGTTGTCCCCGAATATAcgtacatatatcatatatcatatatttttcattCCTGGAAGGGCATGGATGTTGTATCATATTAGTGGTTTTATTTTGGCAGGGAATATTCATTTCAAGCTCCGGAGATCAATCCCATTCAATGAGTGGAAATGGTATTTGAACCTCTTAATTTCATGTTCCGATTGGTTAATATTTCCTGGACTTGAAAATGATCACAGAAGTGTAATTCCTGCTGCATTGATATGCATATGTATGTTATAGAAATTTGGTAAAGATGGGGTTAGGTGTTCTCTGCATTAGATTTGCATTAGATTTGTGTAGTAAGTCGATTATTTTGGGTGGAGACTTCTACAGCTTCTCTTTCCTGGATTGTTCTGTAATTTTGGCATCCTCAGTCTTCTACAATTGGGTCCGAGCATGCCCTGAATTTTTACATAGTGGGTCTGTTTTTCATATTAATAACGGTGTAGTTGCCAACACGTTGCATTACATTATTCTTGTGTTGTGTGATAAAAAGGCAATATTCTATTCCCAGACAGTTTGGAAATATAAAATTCGTATGCTGTTAGATTATGAATCTGGACCATACATTTAGGCAAGAATTAACCTTATCAGTGATTCTGGCAACATGGCATTATGTTGCTGAACTGTTAACATTTTCCCACTTAACTGATATTTGATGGTAAAatattcttgttttatttgtatttttatttcataGGTGCTTTGGCATTTGATGTGGAATATGCAAGGTGGCTAGAGGAGCACAACAGGCAAATAAATGAGTTGAGGGCTGCCGTTAATTCACATGCAGGCGACACTGAACTCCGTACCGTTATTGACAATGTCATTGCGCACTACGATGACATTTTTAGAATAAAAGGAACTGCAGCAAAAGCTGATGTTTTCCACATCTTGTCAGGAATGTGGAAAACACCAGCTGAGAGGTGTTTCATGTGGATTGGTGGCTTCCGCTCATCTGAGCTCCTTAAGGTGAAAATTTGTGCTCCGTACTCTTGATACAGTTGGAATCCCCCTTAAGTTTGTGTTAAATTGCAACCACATACATCATCTGCAAAacattacaatctcatacataaACTTACGATTTCAttgcaatttcatacatttgttAGCAATTCTGTTAAGTTGActattaagtgatgacgtgagATAATGAATCAATTAAAAATAGTCAAGatgaaaatcaatttataacATCTTTTTGTGCAAAAAATCAGAAAAGTACATGTGGACCCCACCCCTTCCATCTTACCATTCTACCAAGCCAACCCCTGCGTCCTCTCCCTCCAAACCCCATGCCTCCACCTACCATACCGTATCCTTCCTTCAAACCCTAATTCACAACCTACATTGCAATGAAATTGTAAGTTTGTGCATGAGATTGTAATGTTATGAAAATGATGTATGATGTTGCAATTGAACACAAAATTGAGGGGGCAAACCGTAATTtaccacaaaaaattatacCATTTTAGTTTCTGCACAATTCCATCTCCTAGTGTATAATAAGTTATTTTGACATTTCGTTCCCTCTGTTTTCTCCCAATGTGTAAAATCTATTATCATGAAACTATTGTTTATGACATTTTGAGTTGGGGCTATCATCCTGACTGACATCATGGTTTGACATGGTGGAAATGTTGGATATATGGCTTCAATCCTACAGCTTCTAGTTTATGAATCGCCCACACCAAACATGGCTGTGTCATATAGGTTCACGAACCATGTCCATGGAAACGAGTATTTCTATGGTTAGCAATGGAAATTTGTAGTGCCCATCTTTGAACTTAATTTGTCAGCAaaattgatgtttttttttctccttaaaAAGAGTAATTAGTGAGCTgcccaaaattattttcaaatgttCTCTAACATTTTTAGTTCTCTGTGGCCTGTTGATCTGTTTTGACGTTGGTGCAGCTTCTGGTGAATCAATTGGAACCATTAACGGAGCAGCAACTGGTGGGTATTTACAACCTGCAGCAATCATCCCAGCAGGCTGAAGATGCTCTGTCACAAGGGATGGAGGCATTGCAGCAGTCCCTGGCTGAGACCTTGGCCAGTGGCTCACCTGCGCCATCAGGGTCATCGGGGAATGTTGCAAACTATATGGGTCAAATGGCCATGGCCATGGGAAAGCTAGGAACTCTTGAAGGTTTCCTCCACCAGGTGAACTCCCTTAATAGTTAATTCCACTAGCTTGCTTTTCCACTGAATCATGAAAAGGCTGGTATTGCTGAGTGACGCATCTGCCGAAGTGATAGTGCTTCGGTGTTGGAACCTGTAGTTTGAATGGAACCAAATTGTTTCTAGTACCTACAtgtctttgttcttcatttagtTTTGTCGGCCCTAAATTTCACCCATACAATATATAGTCCTTGTTTATTGTTTTCAAATGCTAAATGGACTGTCATCTTTTGAGGCGTAAACCTCAGGGTTATCTTTCTAAACGCGGTTATACCATCTTTTTTTGTACAAGAAGTTTGTTGCACGGAAGACATGTTTAACAAGAATTATTAACGAACTTGGTGATTTGGCTATAGATAGATTGCGATGTCCATCTCAAACTACTTTTCAGCCTTGCCTAAAACATTTGAAACGTtacttgttatttttgtttctttatgtaTGTAATTAATACCTTAATTGCCAGTAGTCAATATACCTATGCCTTACTTTTTCATTCTCATTTTGTCAATTGCCAGGCTGATAATCTTCGACAACAAACTTTACAACAAATGCATCGTATACTGACTACTCGACAATCAGCTCGTGCGCTTCTCGCAATAAATGATTATTTTTCGCGTCTTCGAGCCCTCAGTTCTCTTTGGCTTGCCAGGCCTAGGGAGTGACATGCATTAGATTCCTCTCCCTGAAGTTCATCCTTAAAGCTAGCTAGTCCCGGAACATAAATTAGCACCATGAAGCCGAGGGCCATACGATATATATGATGGACTTTAGCCGTTTGGACATCAATATCCTTCAAGGGTGTGATTAAGGTGCGTGAAGTCAGATTAACGTTCATAGTCACCATCAAAGTTGTCGGTTGTTGTCACGCATGTTTGCGTAGATGTATTCTATGTTCAGAACTGTAGTATGAATAATCTGACGATGTTAGCGATGTAATAGAAGTGAGGGAATAGAATAGTGCTTACAGATGTCGATTTATATACCAAAAGTCAGATGATATCGGAGTGAAAAAggtttgcattttgtttttctttgacaTGTACATATGATGTCTCTCGATGTTATAGGCCTATATTGTGTAATATTCACCGGAACAGATTCGGTCACGCGTGGGAATTCGCCCAAATTTACTCTTCTTGGCAGTTGGAGATATGTGATGAATTGCGGCCTTCAGTGCCCTGGTTTTCGTGTGTATGTAAAAATCGAGTTTTGGAACAAGGGAGCGATTTTCGCACACTTTTTCGACTTCTACACTCGCCTTAATCGAGCGAGGAATTTCAAGTCCCAAGAGATTTAAAGCCGTATGGTTATTTTCTAATTCCCAAGGGAGTTGGACTTGGAAGATAAGGCAACGTTTGCCTATCAGGGCGGATAAGGCAACACTCGCCTCACTTTTGATTCGACAAAGATGCTCCTTACCCTAAGCTGTGCCCCGACGGTGGAAATGTGTGCTTTGTTATAGGTTCCGATGACATGGTAACTTCACGTAAGGCAGAGTTTGGTTTTTTTGGGTGTGATAATGGATCCCTG is drawn from Malus domestica chromosome 14, GDT2T_hap1 and contains these coding sequences:
- the LOC114821022 gene encoding transcription factor HBP-1b(c38)-like isoform X1, whose translation is MGSRRVKVGANDGNKVVTEMPSFVPPVPTPNPSVTEGSSIRSSQVSDFGILEQTLGFRIEDAVDIGRSAMFNHNKLSSPAVGSSDAQFGALNKLIPLQKEPQPLSVSRSNHENWGESNMADGSPRTDTSTDDTEDKNQRIEGNQITGLLASDSSDRSKEKPGDQKTLRRLAQNREAARKSRLRKKAYVQQLESSRLKLTQLEQELQRARQQGIFISSSGDQSHSMSGNGALAFDVEYARWLEEHNRQINELRAAVNSHAGDTELRTVIDNVIAHYDDIFRIKGTAAKADVFHILSGMWKTPAERCFMWIGGFRSSELLKLLVNQLEPLTEQQLVGIYNLQQSSQQAEDALSQGMEALQQSLAETLASGSPAPSGSSGNVANYMGQMAMAMGKLGTLEGFLHQADNLRQQTLQQMHRILTTRQSARALLAINDYFSRLRALSSLWLARPRE
- the LOC114821022 gene encoding transcription factor HBP-1b(c38)-like isoform X2, with the translated sequence MFNHNKLSSPAVGSSDAQFGALNKLIPLQKEPQPLSVSRSNHENWGESNMADGSPRTDTSTDDTEDKNQRIEGNQITGLLASDSSDRSKEKPGDQKTLRRLAQNREAARKSRLRKKAYVQQLESSRLKLTQLEQELQRARQQGIFISSSGDQSHSMSGNGALAFDVEYARWLEEHNRQINELRAAVNSHAGDTELRTVIDNVIAHYDDIFRIKGTAAKADVFHILSGMWKTPAERCFMWIGGFRSSELLKLLVNQLEPLTEQQLVGIYNLQQSSQQAEDALSQGMEALQQSLAETLASGSPAPSGSSGNVANYMGQMAMAMGKLGTLEGFLHQADNLRQQTLQQMHRILTTRQSARALLAINDYFSRLRALSSLWLARPRE